From the Miscanthus floridulus cultivar M001 unplaced genomic scaffold, ASM1932011v1 fs_712_1_2, whole genome shotgun sequence genome, the window GGGCGACTTTAGCAAGGCAGTGGTTGAGAAGTACCAAGGTTCACATGAATGTGTTATAAAAAGGGGAAGGTTAGTGCATACAAACATTTACATTTCAACATGATGGTAAAAAAAATCATAGAATTGATGCTTAAAAAGGATTGTGAACAAGTGAAGTAACGACACTTTTCTTTTTCATGGTACATGATATGATTATCTACAGCGATGCGTCTATGGTGCTGTAAATCCGCAGCAGGTACCTACTGCTGTCTCATGAGGATAGTCCCAAACGATTTTTTATTTCTTGTCAACATCAAGAAAGAAACTATACGCTAATTAAACGAAGGGTTAAAGATACACACCCGCATTGTTTTTTTAACATATACTCCGTATCACGTTTAGGATAGGCTAATTAATCTGATTTCTTGACCAATTCCACGAGAAAAGCGGGAGTCGTCCCGACCGATgtcggccctgttcgcttcgctgaaaagttatagctgaaagtactgttcgttgattcattgtgaaaaaaaaactatttgtTCGCTAAAATAGTATGGctcataagataagcgaacatgaCCGTTATCCCATACATATCACCTAAGTACAGTACAAAAGTAATCTTGGTACGTACGGATCACTGGAGACGAGGACAATCTCTCGGAgcaaggcatgataaaagattcAAGACATGGGAACTGAGCTCAGATCTGAGCGAGGAGGCCGGACCTCTACTACCTACTCCTTTCGTAAAAAAAAAGTGACGTTCTGTGATTCAAAATTTATGCTAGAAAAAAATGATGTTATGAGTTTTAGACACGTTGTTGGCCCATAGATCCGGCGCCAAATTACCAATTGAGATGCACTGCTATTTATTGCCTGCCTCGGATCTCTTCATGTTTGGATGCGGCGCGTCTTCGTTAAGAAGTAAACCACGCGACGTCCCTTCTCTTAAGAGAATCATGTGTGACGTGCCAAGGGAATCGTGCGCcggccatgccatgccatgcgGCCCCCGGCTCTCTCGTTCGTTCGTTGCAGGCGTACGTGTGTCAAGACAAAGCAACATGCTCGTAGAGTACGTGGGCGACTGGGCGTCACCCGGCTGTACTCAGCAAAACAATGATGCCGCATGCCACTGCCAGCAGAACTGTGTGTCCATGGGTCGGAGCGAGCCCCTGTCAACCGGCCAAGTGTGGTGGGCCATTATCGCAAACCTTCCTATAATTCGCTTACTCGAGCAGGCTGCGACTAGAATCTGGAGCTACTATTACGGCTTTGCTTCAGTCTGAACTGTAATGGTGGGTTGGTCGAGTTTCACTGGGCCCTACTACACGGCAAGCTATGAAACCGTGTTTGGTCGATTCGGTTTCCATGCTGTCCGCGTGCTCTCTCTGTCTAGAGCTCCAGTTCATGCCATGCCGTTTGTACGTCGCCTAACCAACTAGCCATAGCAGATTTTTGCACGAATACGAGGTTCAGTTCTCAGGGAGCAATAGATGGCCATGTCCATGACAATTTGCCGGATGACCGGATGCCTGCGCATGCTGCTACTAGGACGCACTCGGCAGTAACCGCCGCGGAGTCGCGGACCACGAAGTGCTGACTTTATAGGATCGAGTACTGTGGCACGCGGGCTGCGCctgcgcccacgcccacgcccacgcccacgccccctCCAACTTCTGACGCCAGCCACTGCATCCTGAGCGCCCCACAACGGCGGCGAGTCGAACATCCACGTTCAATTCCTCCGTCCATCGGCCTTTCCCTCTCTGCAAATCGCAGCCAACAACAGCTCAACAAGGGCCAGCATGATTCACATGCGGCAACGCGTCGCTCCAAAGACTGTCCCCGATCCTTTCCCGGGTCTCGGTGCAGCGAACCCACGCCCCTTCCGTACGTACCCGCCTCGTTTTTAAACGAGGCCTCGCTCGCGTCTCGCACCCCGTATCACGCTCACAAAATCGCAGCGCGCACGGCGACCAAACCACTGGCCTGCTCTGCTACGCTCGCGAGTCGCGAGTAGCGCTGCGCGGCACTACGAGACCAGCTCCCGTGATCTCCCGTCCCGTCCTCAGCTCCGCACCGCGTATAAAAAGCGCGAGCTGCAGAACCCAACCAAGCTGTGTCAGGCCAAGTCACGCTCACGCACGCGTTTTCTCGGTGAGCACAGACCACAGAGGAGCCGCCAAGCCGGGCTAAACTGTCTGACCACGGCACAGCGTAGCAGACAGCAGCGGGCGCGAAGCAAGGCATTAGGCGGCAGCAAGCATCATGGCGTGGTCGGAGACGGACGCCGCGCTGTTCGCGGCGGTGCTGGGGCGGGACGCGGCGCACCACCTGGCCACCACGCCGCCGCACGTGGACGGGCCCGCGGCGTCGGCGCCCGAGCTGCAGGCGCGCCTGCAGGATCTCGTCGAGCGGGGCGGGGCGTGGACGTACGGCATCTTCTGGCAGGAGTCCCGCGGCGCCGGCAGCGCCGTGCTCGGCTGGGGCGACGGCCACTGCCGCGACGGCGGTGGCGCCCCGTCCCCACACGACGACGCCGAGCGGAGCGTGGCGCGGAAGCGCGCGCTGCTGCGGCTGCACGCGCTCTACGGCGGCGGGGACGACGAGGGGGCCGACTACGCGCTCCGCCTCGACCGGGTCACCGCCGCCGAGATGTACTTCCTGGCGTCCATGTACTTCTCCTTCCCGGAGGGCGCGGGCGGGCCGGGCCACGCGCTTGCCTCCGGCCACCACGCCTGGGCCACCGTGGACCCGCACCCGCGCGGacccggcgccggcggcgaggcCGCGCCCGGGTGGTACGTCCGGGCGTCGCTCGCCCAGTCCGCGGGGCTCCGCACCGTCGTCTTCCTCCCGTGCAAGGGCGGCGTCCTCGAGCTGGGCTCCGTCGTGCCCGTCCGCGAGACTCCCGAGACAGTGCGCGCAATCCAGACCGCCCTCGCTGTTACGCCCCCGGCACGCGAGGAACGCATGAGAATCTTCGGCAAGGACCTCTCCCCCAGCGGCCGAACCTCGCGCAGCGGCGACAATTGGGCTCCACCACAGCTCGGCGCCCAAGCCACCGCGTCCAAGGAAGCAGCCGCCGCGAGACCCAAGGCTCCGGAGCCGCCCAGGAGCATAGACTTCACAAAGCCACCGGGAAAGCCCGAGCAGCAGGCCGCCGGTGGCGAGGATCGGAGGCCGCGGAAGCGCGGGCGGAAGCCGGCGAACGGGCGGGAGGAGCCACTGAACCACGTGGAGGCGGAGCGGCAGCGGCGGGAGAAGCTGAACCAGCGGTTCTACGCGCTGCGCGCCGTGGTCCCCAAGATTTCCAAGATGGACAAGGCGTCGTTGCTCAGCGACGCCATCGCGTACATCCAGGAGCTGGAGGACCggctccgcggcggcggcggcgcctgctcGGCGGCGCGCGCGGAGAGCCCCGCCGTGGAGGTGAAGGCAATGCAGGACGAGGTGGTGCTGCGCGTGACGACGCCCCTGTACGCGCACCCGGTCTCCAGGGTGTTCCACGCCATCAGGGACGCCCAGCTGAGCGTGGCGGCGTCGGACGTGGCGGTGGCGGACGACGCCGTGACGCACACGCTCGTGCTGCGGTCGGCCGGGCCCGAGCAGCTCACCGCGGAGACGGTGCTCGCGGCGATGTCACGGGGGATGACCAGCGCCACTCCCTCCCCGTGACTGTCTGTGTGTAGCGGTAGCTGTAAGTCGTAACCGTCCTCGCCGCGTGCGTGCAACTGCCAGTCGTTAGTGCAAGTTTTTTTCCCCTCGTGACTGCATGCCGGCCACGTAGTAAAGCCACAGAAAATGCAATGGCCAAGATTAAATTTACTGCTCGTTTCCTAGTTTTACGTTTACATTTGGATCTTTTATTAGATGAGATGTGTACACGTAACTCGTAAGGCACAGTTTGTTGTTCTTGTTCCTAGCTAGCTATTCCTACTTGTTATAGATAGTTTCCTTCTTAGACGTTCTCTGTTTGCCCAACCTCCTACTCCTAGTAGCTAACTGATACTAGTAGTGTTTTTTTCACTTAGCTTGACTCGTTTCTGGAGATGGAATCTACTCCATTCGATTTGGTGTGCAAGAATGAGTGTGTCACTGTTTGAATGTTCCTTGGAAtgcattctcaaaaaaaaaaaaaagttccttGGAATGTCCACTCCTACCTTGTGGGAAgggaagcaaagcaaagcaaccGCGGAGTTCCAGGCACGTCGCTAGCGCCAAGGTGCGTGCGCGCGCGGGGCACCGGTCCGAAGGTTTTCTTGTTCCTCTACAAAAACCCGCGCCGCGTCCCCGCGTGGAGGTCAAGCCTGGGCGTCGCGTGCGCACAGCACACACACGTCGATTCGTCGAACGCGTCTTCCCCATCGAAAGTGCGGCCGCATCTATCGCACGCTCTGACCGGCCCCAAGTCGCCGTTGGCCCCCGCGCCGTCTGACCGCCTGGTGGTCGTTGTTCGCCGCGCCGCGAGGCCAAAGTCCAGAGCCCCGCGTCCGCCCCCGGCACCCGGCGGTCCGGCCCGAGAGGACGCGGGACGTGACGTGTGGCAGCGCAGCTTCCGAGCGGGGCTTTCGTGTGAGCGACGCCGCGCGAATGGACACCGGACAGCCGCGCGCGCTCGTACGGACGGCTGATGACGTGAGTGGCTGGGACTGGGGCCGGGGGCGGCGCCGGCGTCAGTCAGGGTGGGATCCGCCGATCAGGCATCAGCCGGACCAACGAAACGTCAGAGGCGCCGCCGTCCGGACACGATGGATCCATCCATCAGATGCGACGTGCCAGCAAACAAGGCAGCCTTTCAAAGGGGGATGTTCCTGTTCGCGTGCGTGTCGTACTAGTAGCTGATGTGTCGAACCACGGTCGCGCAATCGGAAGACTTCGCTTCTCTCGGTGGAATTCTCCGGCGGCCGACGCGTGTCCGGCTTTAACCGAACTCACCGGCGAGCGCAGCAGCCTTGTCACGGGGTCTCGACCGCCGCAGAAATTGAAGAAAAAAAAGGGAACGCATTGGATTGGCTCGGGTCACACGGTACTTTGTGCGGTGGTTTTAGTTGATTAAGCGCTTGTTTAGTTCCTACCTAAAACTTTACATCTGTCACGTtaaatgtttggacatatgcatggagtattaaatatagactaaaaaaataaatttgcgagacgaatcttttaagcctaattagtccataatttgacaataaagtgctacagtaacacatgtgctaattacgaattaattaagcttaataaattcgtctcgtggtttatcggcggattctgtaatttatttttttattagtatcggaTCACCTCATGCGACACCCTCATGTCACATCTAATGTGACATTCCAAAACTTTACACGTtagatctaaacgaggcctaagaaGCGTCGGTTATTGGCTCCAAACCACCATCCTACGGTAATGCAGTTTCTATGTTTTAGTCTGTACTACATACTGTTCAGTATTCATTCTCTCTCTGAGCCCCTGGCGAGACGGAAAACAGACGGCGCCCAAGGAACGCGAGACAACGTACGTCGCGTTGCACGTGCACTCTCTACAAGTGGCACGCCCACAGGCTAAGCGATTCGACAATCGCGGCACGGCCGTCGCAACATTCATGGTCCTTGCAGCTGCAGTCGGCGACCGTTGACACGAGGAAATCTTAGGTCGTGACCGTGCGTTGCAGCATGGTGCTTTGAACCACGGAGCCAAGGCCCTGTGCAGGGTACCCTGTACTGTACCGGAGGAAAAAGGGACGCGCCACCGCCAACAGTTACCCGTGTTTGTTTTCTGTTATCTTTTATATTCGATATCAAGATCCGTATCCAAAAATGCCTAATAACATTTGTCTTCGTGAAGAATTTTGTACTCGATGAACTATTTAAAAATTATTCATGTCACTGAATTGATTCTGTAATACATTACTAGTATGTACCATTGAAACTATTTAAATGCAATGACTAATAATATCAATAAGGATATATAAATAACAAAAGTTAATTATTTTATATAACCAATGATATTAATTTAATTGCTAATTACTCCGTATGCTAGTTTCAATTCATAATGCCCGATGATATATTATGTTGTTTTTTAATAGTTGGCATTCAACTTTAAAAGGTTGAAACTATCCAAAAGTTGTATCTACAAGTAATTAGTAGCTCATGTTTTATCTTAAATGCTAATGATGCACGCATAGTTAGTGTTGTTATTCATTTATATTTTATATAGATCAATAACATGATTATTGATTTACACTTATAATAACATAATTAGTATATGAGTAccaatgtactccctccatcctagaaTATAAGGTATTGTAGGATTGAAActttgtttcaaattataaaatattCTTGGTGAATTAATACACTTCAAAACGCTAATCCCATACACACCTATCATTAGTGTCTACCACGAGGTTCAAAATATAGTAAACATAAGATATCTCTATAGTTAGAAAAGGGTTACACGTTATTTATTTTATCCTATAATCTTTCCTAGAATTCTTAAGATACCTTGTATTTCGAGACAGATGGAGTGGttttattattatttatctaTATGTATAGAATTAATATACTTATTATATTTCGATATCTGATATGTGATTTGTTTCTCTAAAATCATTAGATCGGTATTTATAGACAACAAACAAAGTTATTAAATGGATATCCGAATGTGAAAATGTATAAAATATCAGTTTTGTATCACTATCCAATGTATTTAGATCCATACTCATATATAATACTTCCTTTATTTCAGAGTATAAGTTGTCTCAGCTTTTCTAGGTACTTATTAggctttgctatatatctagacataatgaaTATTTAGGTGCATAAAAACTTATAATTTAACATAGAGGGGGAAGAAAATACTCATATGTAAATAGTGGCATTCATACTTCTATGACCATCCGTTCCCATCTCTAGTGGCTCATACGCCGAAGTTATTAGCGCACGTCACGTTTGCATGTGcgactatcagcctgttcggttggctggtttgtatcgttgctggttcgtaaaaaaAGTACTGCTGATTAATTtgtatgaaagaaaaatactattccgactaaaaatttatgatcatttacaacaagccacagccaaacgaacaggctttaTGACGCCAGGAGGGGACACGTGAGGAGTAGGCGGGTGGACGGGTGGTCACTCCTCAGTCCTCACTCGCTCGCAGTTCGCTGTACCGCCGGGGGCCGAACTCGTGCACGTTAtcactcttcttctttttctagCTATACAGTCCTACTCCGTACTATACAGGTTAAACGCACCGGTGTGCAGTGTACGTGCGCATGTGGCGACAACGCTGGCCGTCTGGCCAGCTAACGCTACATGCCAGGCGACCCTACTGCATGCTCTGCTATGCTGTCTGTCCGGAATTGCCTTGCATGGTTATGGCGTACTACGTCATCTTGCATTGCACGGGACTCTGCAGTCGAAACCTAGTACATAGGTTGTCTGTGGATGGTCTTGCTTGGTGCTAGCTGCACAGAATGTAGTCTAGATCCTGAAACAAGTGATGCATGCATGGGATCAGGCTAGGAACAAAAAAACACGCATGCATGATTGCTTTTGGTGGCCAATAATATAACATCTACTCCTAGATATATAGGTGGCATAGCAAAATGAGGTCGCTTCACCACCTAAAGATAGCCCACGTGCATGTCGCGAATTCGCTGTTTGCCAATAATCTGCGTCACTGTAAGTGCAACTAGAGCAGGCATTCAGACGGCActtgacatgcatgcatgcatctcgATTTGCCCTGAGGCCTCGTTCTTCTGCACCCATCCATTTCTGCATATGCAATGCGTGCGTGCGACTTTCCTCAAGAAATGTCTGGACACATGGAGTAGTAAAATGTCTGCTGAGGCCATAGTTTTTAAGGCCCCGGCTCGCTGAATTTTAgctgaaactggttgaaaaacactgttctgactgaattattgtgagagaaaaatactgttccgactaaaaaacaagtcgaatatggggtaagccgggGCCTAAGTATGAGGACCGCTAACGCTAACGCCAACGCACTCATCACTCATCAGCTTCTAGAGCGTTGAAATTTGTCGTACTCGTCCTGTTCAATAGCAGGCTCCCAGCCGTAACTGAAGACTGAAGCGCAGGGTGCTGCTGATCAGCAGGAATACTTGCAATCGCGATGCAAGAGACGCGTGGGCTGCTGCCAGCCAAGATTAGGAGCAACCACACCATATATACAGCAGCATTTTTTAAAGACACGGTACACCACTAAATTACatataaaaaaactaaaatataaAATATTTTATTTAGATTCTTCCATCACACTTTTCCCTAGTAGCTGTTGTTGATGCAGTCGATGCCTAGACAAACAGAGCCCAAATGACAAAGAAGGCAGAGTACAATCCTCATGTTGAATTTGACATCCAATATTTTAGAAGCGGAACGAAATGCATGTGAATCGACGCAATAACGTCAACGGTTGAATCGTCGGGTACAACAGAGGCCATAAATTCAACACCGCCAACCCTTGATCCATCAAATTGGACACCTGATTTTCTCTCCACAACATCAACGATGAGATCGACAACTCGGGAGTTAATATCACCACTGGGAGTCCCTATGAGCAACATTCCCCTTGCAGATAGTGACAACTGATAACAAATTGACCTCCTACCAATGAAATCAACTATAGGAACGACAACCTTGTCATTGTCATCTTCAAAGTCATCACAAGTAACAAGCTTCCCGCCAA encodes:
- the LOC136532791 gene encoding transcription factor MTB2-like, encoding MAWSETDAALFAAVLGRDAAHHLATTPPHVDGPAASAPELQARLQDLVERGGAWTYGIFWQESRGAGSAVLGWGDGHCRDGGGAPSPHDDAERSVARKRALLRLHALYGGGDDEGADYALRLDRVTAAEMYFLASMYFSFPEGAGGPGHALASGHHAWATVDPHPRGPGAGGEAAPGWYVRASLAQSAGLRTVVFLPCKGGVLELGSVVPVRETPETVRAIQTALAVTPPAREERMRIFGKDLSPSGRTSRSGDNWAPPQLGAQATASKEAAAARPKAPEPPRSIDFTKPPGKPEQQAAGGEDRRPRKRGRKPANGREEPLNHVEAERQRREKLNQRFYALRAVVPKISKMDKASLLSDAIAYIQELEDRLRGGGGACSAARAESPAVEVKAMQDEVVLRVTTPLYAHPVSRVFHAIRDAQLSVAASDVAVADDAVTHTLVLRSAGPEQLTAETVLAAMSRGMTSATPSP